A window of Candidatus Latescibacterota bacterium genomic DNA:
TACCTCTCCGGTCTCGTGATCTATTTTCAGGCTCTCCGCCATAGAACCATTTACAGGCCGGGGAGAATCATATTATCCTCCACTGATCGCAGAAAGGAACAGATGGATTACAATCTTGTAGTAATAGGTGGAGGAGCATCCGGTATGCTCGCGGCCGGAAGGGCGGCGGAGAACGGGCTCAAGGTCCTTCTGCTCGAGAGAAACAACCGTCTCGGGATGAAGCTTGGAATAACGGGTAAGGGA
This region includes:
- a CDS encoding NAD(P)/FAD-dependent oxidoreductase; protein product: MDYNLVVIGGGASGMLAAGRAAENGLKVLLLERNNRLGMKLGITGKG